One genomic window of Candidatus Kuenenia stuttgartiensis includes the following:
- a CDS encoding DNA polymerase Y family protein, giving the protein MKPSQVNGSQRTIMHIDMDAFFASVEQQINPSLRGKPIAVVGSNERTVVTTSSYEAREYGVKTGMTKYEAKRLCPHIILVEGNTGRYTDTCRRLVEICVP; this is encoded by the coding sequence GTGAAACCCTCACAAGTCAATGGCTCACAAAGAACCATTATGCATATCGACATGGATGCCTTCTTTGCCTCCGTTGAGCAGCAGATAAACCCATCCTTGCGGGGAAAACCCATTGCGGTGGTCGGTTCCAATGAAAGAACGGTCGTTACCACGTCTTCTTATGAAGCACGGGAATACGGCGTCAAAACGGGTATGACTAAATATGAGGCGAAGCGGCTGTGTCCTCATATTATATTGGTGGAAGGTAATACCGGCCGCTATACAGATACCTGTCGCAGGCTTGTAGAGATATGTGTGCCTTGA
- a CDS encoding transposase: MIILGKWNREDDKKHHILITNQLDASMKTVITNYLLRWSIEHCFKELKDTFYFDHSQVRHINKIERYWNICLISWTFVYWIKQNAYLDKIMETKPSTFNEFKKAINSLLEFSSTNALSKNEKLSQEYFKIKSARFKKKIAA, from the coding sequence ATGATAATTTTGGGAAAATGGAACAGGGAAGATGACAAAAAACATCATATCCTTATCACCAACCAACTCGATGCCTCTATGAAAACGGTTATCACAAACTATCTGTTGCGTTGGAGCATTGAACACTGTTTCAAGGAATTGAAGGATACTTTTTATTTTGATCATTCTCAGGTAAGGCACATTAACAAGATTGAGCGGTATTGGAATATTTGTCTGATCTCATGGACGTTCGTTTATTGGATAAAACAAAATGCTTATTTGGATAAAATCATGGAAACAAAACCTTCTACCTTTAATGAATTCAAAAAAGCAATCAATTCCCTGCTTGAATTCTCATCAACAAACGCTTTATCAAAGAACGAAAAACTCTCACAAGAATATTTTAAAATTAAATCCGCTCGATTTAAGAAAAAAATCGCTGCTTAA
- a CDS encoding transposase, with protein sequence MTKDSILTIDDTGCPKPYAKNTEAAKWQYCGSLKRPENRNVVVGAAFVSKIKHFPLDVIPYLPADEFG encoded by the coding sequence TTGACAAAAGACAGCATCCTTACCATAGATGATACTGGGTGTCCAAAGCCCTATGCTAAAAACACAGAAGCCGCCAAATGGCAATATTGCGGTTCGCTTAAAAGGCCGGAAAACCGCAATGTTGTTGTTGGCGCCGCATTTGTCTCAAAAATAAAACATTTTCCTCTGGATGTTATCCCCTACCTTCCTGCCGACGAGTTCGGGTAA
- a CDS encoding HPP family protein, translated as MLVMNGINKFCVYVKKLPRAPQPVLTTRETWLSLWGTILGIGVTAILAFTWNCPMLLGSLGSTAPLLYCAYKSPLAQPRNVLMGHFLGASIGVIIYDLFGVTWWSLALGVALAVVLMFVTYSVHPPAGATAYVAIQSGGLGVGYLFILNPTVLGVFTMVVIAVIFNKAMKRDYPAHWW; from the coding sequence ATGCTGGTAATGAATGGAATAAATAAATTTTGTGTGTATGTAAAAAAGTTACCCAGAGCGCCGCAACCCGTGCTCACCACAAGAGAGACGTGGCTTTCTCTCTGGGGAACGATTCTTGGGATAGGGGTAACGGCGATACTGGCCTTTACATGGAATTGTCCGATGTTATTAGGGTCTTTAGGATCTACCGCACCATTGCTTTATTGTGCGTATAAGTCGCCCCTGGCACAGCCAAGGAATGTTCTGATGGGGCATTTTCTTGGCGCAAGTATCGGGGTGATTATCTATGATTTATTTGGCGTGACGTGGTGGTCGCTTGCGCTTGGCGTTGCCCTTGCTGTTGTTCTTATGTTTGTGACGTACTCGGTACACCCCCCGGCAGGCGCAACGGCATATGTAGCTATTCAATCGGGGGGGTTGGGTGTCGGGTATCTTTTTATCCTGAATCCCACCGTTCTGGGAGTGTTTACCATGGTGGTGATAGCGGTTATCTTTAATAAGGCGATGAAGAGAGATTATCCGGCACATTGGTGGTGA
- a CDS encoding putative transposase, protein MTDADIMPDEKNGVLRITIHNMTNPGNNRYVQQLCDVLNSSETLFPGTNPRLVYNLVSNQIPPDRGF, encoded by the coding sequence ATGACAGATGCAGATATAATGCCGGATGAAAAGAATGGCGTCTTAAGGATAACGATTCATAACATGACAAACCCAGGGAACAACAGATATGTTCAGCAATTATGCGATGTACTTAATAGTTCCGAAACATTATTCCCAGGCACAAATCCGCGCCTTGTATATAATCTGGTATCAAATCAAATTCCACCAGATCGGGGGTTCTGA
- a CDS encoding NapC/NirT family cytochrome c has protein sequence MARLKQLIEFIKRRKKLVGFFSIIVLVVFFVTLNKVYHYSETNEFCASCHEMDIHYESFMASKHNNEHVEHCHACHVGPGLKGYAHAKLSDGTHDSLMHSFQAFSDGSLIEVAEDSIEIINGNCERCHAEGFTKDKTHIEFVAKSSKHSKDGRELEKLMCTDCHLGVAHPHMPGDLYELYAEKKVKPYGKYKETDCFACHKIATPDVIKQWTGSPHAAKGVTCISCHGDDHGYITKRHGRVSASACGECHMAQFTEFQESSHLQGRTVAFGGTYDVITTRQLSMEGCKECHKLGLTYEDDRVGGSCNACHGSHKFSTVEAMAYDACEKCHIGGPEHSQLNSSENSVFGRVQKMRSQGLISDDLVKCQACHGPNKSHNFNKISIPQEIDVLLFGGHGLVKVPENH, from the coding sequence ATGGCGCGGTTGAAGCAGTTGATAGAGTTTATTAAGCGAAGAAAAAAGCTGGTAGGCTTCTTCTCCATAATTGTTCTCGTTGTTTTTTTCGTCACGTTAAATAAAGTATACCACTATTCGGAGACAAACGAGTTTTGTGCAAGCTGCCATGAAATGGATATCCATTACGAATCTTTTATGGCGTCGAAACATAATAATGAACATGTTGAACATTGTCACGCATGTCATGTGGGGCCTGGGCTGAAAGGTTACGCACACGCAAAGTTAAGCGATGGAACGCATGACTCCTTAATGCATTCATTTCAAGCCTTTTCCGACGGTTCACTCATTGAGGTTGCCGAAGACAGCATAGAGATAATAAATGGTAATTGCGAACGTTGCCACGCGGAAGGTTTTACAAAAGACAAGACGCATATCGAGTTTGTTGCAAAGAGTAGCAAGCACAGTAAGGATGGAAGGGAACTAGAAAAATTAATGTGTACCGATTGTCATTTAGGCGTTGCGCATCCGCACATGCCAGGAGACCTTTACGAGCTTTATGCCGAAAAAAAGGTGAAGCCCTATGGCAAATATAAAGAAACGGATTGTTTTGCATGCCATAAGATAGCTACTCCCGATGTCATAAAGCAATGGACGGGAAGCCCTCATGCTGCAAAAGGGGTAACCTGTATTAGCTGTCACGGCGATGACCATGGATATATCACAAAGCGACACGGTCGTGTGTCAGCGAGCGCTTGTGGAGAATGTCACATGGCTCAATTTACAGAGTTCCAGGAAAGTTCTCACCTCCAGGGACGTACGGTGGCATTTGGTGGTACGTATGATGTGATTACTACAAGGCAGCTTAGTATGGAAGGTTGCAAAGAGTGTCATAAGCTGGGTTTAACATATGAAGACGACAGGGTTGGTGGAAGTTGCAATGCATGTCACGGAAGCCATAAATTTTCTACCGTCGAAGCGATGGCTTATGACGCGTGTGAAAAATGCCATATTGGCGGACCGGAACATTCCCAGTTAAATTCAAGCGAAAATTCCGTTTTTGGAAGGGTGCAAAAGATGCGTAGTCAGGGATTAATCTCTGACGATCTGGTGAAATGCCAAGCATGTCACGGACCTAATAAATCCCATAATTTCAATAAAATATCAATCCCTCAGGAAATCGATGTGCTACTTTTCGGGGGGCACGGGTTAGTAAAAGTACCGGAAAATCATTAA
- a CDS encoding aconitate hydratase, with translation MGKNIVQKILSSHLVSGRLKAKTEIAIVVDQTLTQDATGTMAYLQFEAMGLPGVKTKLSVSYVDHNMLQAGFENFDDHLFLQSFASKYGIYYSKPGNGICHQVHLERFAVPGGTLLGSDSHTPTCGGLGMLSIGAGGLDVAIAMAGGSFYFSMPEIVLVKLSGALSPWVTAKDVILELLRRLTVKGGVGKIFEYGGEGVKTLTVTERATITNMGAELGALTSIFPSDAQTKKYLKMQGREDVWQPLKASANAQYDETVEIDLSSLEPMVARPHSPDNVCKVREIQGTMVHQVCIGSCTNSSYHDLMVAAAMLKGKKVHPDVSLTISPGSRQVLEMISKNGALTDIIAAGARILDVACGPCIGMGQAPPSGGVTVRTFNRNFEGRSGTLDAKVYLVSPETAVITAIRGVISDPRDYDMPIIIKDPKTFLIDDSMIIPPSENPAQVTIIRGPNIKPLPKKEPMPDTLHGEVLLKLGDNITTDHIMPAGAKVLPLRSNIPAISEFVFEKIDKEFAKRAKEKGGGFLVGGINYGQGSSREHAALAPMYLGVKAVIAKSFARIHRSNLVNFGILPLTFTEENDYLVLDQGDSLELVDIKKQLKPGGILVVHNRTKNKEIKVTHLLSSREIDILFAGGLLNYQAQKN, from the coding sequence ATGGGGAAAAATATAGTTCAGAAGATTTTAAGTTCACATCTTGTTTCCGGCAGACTAAAAGCAAAAACCGAGATTGCGATTGTTGTTGATCAAACCCTTACTCAAGATGCAACAGGCACGATGGCATATTTACAATTTGAGGCAATGGGGTTGCCGGGGGTAAAAACGAAGTTATCGGTGAGTTACGTTGATCATAATATGCTTCAGGCCGGATTTGAAAACTTTGATGATCATTTATTTTTGCAAAGCTTTGCAAGCAAATATGGCATATACTACTCTAAACCTGGAAATGGTATTTGCCACCAGGTACACCTCGAACGTTTCGCTGTGCCTGGTGGAACATTGTTAGGTTCCGATAGTCATACACCAACATGCGGTGGGTTGGGGATGCTTTCTATTGGGGCGGGCGGACTTGACGTTGCAATTGCAATGGCCGGAGGGTCATTTTATTTCTCAATGCCGGAAATTGTATTGGTAAAACTCTCCGGGGCCTTGTCCCCCTGGGTTACAGCAAAAGATGTAATCCTTGAATTATTAAGAAGACTTACGGTAAAAGGCGGCGTCGGGAAAATCTTTGAATATGGAGGAGAGGGAGTCAAAACGCTTACGGTAACAGAACGTGCAACTATTACCAATATGGGCGCGGAGCTTGGCGCCCTTACCTCAATTTTCCCTAGTGACGCTCAGACAAAAAAATATTTAAAAATGCAGGGGCGCGAAGATGTTTGGCAGCCTTTAAAGGCGAGCGCAAACGCACAGTATGATGAAACGGTGGAAATTGATCTTTCATCCCTGGAACCAATGGTAGCGAGGCCGCACAGTCCGGATAACGTCTGCAAGGTGAGAGAGATCCAGGGGACTATGGTACATCAGGTTTGCATAGGCAGTTGTACTAATTCATCTTATCACGATTTAATGGTAGCGGCGGCAATGTTAAAAGGGAAAAAAGTTCATCCGGACGTCAGCCTAACCATCTCCCCCGGATCACGGCAGGTACTGGAAATGATATCGAAAAACGGGGCATTAACAGATATAATTGCCGCCGGAGCAAGGATATTGGATGTTGCTTGCGGACCATGTATCGGAATGGGGCAAGCACCGCCTTCCGGAGGCGTCACTGTCCGGACATTTAACAGAAATTTTGAGGGACGAAGCGGAACCCTTGACGCAAAAGTCTATCTGGTAAGTCCGGAAACCGCGGTCATTACTGCAATAAGAGGTGTGATTAGCGATCCAAGAGATTACGACATGCCCATTATTATTAAAGATCCGAAAACATTTTTAATAGACGACAGCATGATAATCCCTCCTTCTGAAAATCCTGCACAAGTAACCATAATCAGAGGCCCTAATATTAAACCTTTGCCTAAAAAAGAACCCATGCCGGATACGTTGCATGGTGAAGTCCTTTTGAAACTAGGGGATAATATCACCACCGACCACATTATGCCGGCAGGCGCCAAGGTCTTGCCCCTGAGATCAAATATTCCCGCTATTTCTGAATTTGTGTTTGAAAAAATTGACAAAGAGTTTGCGAAACGGGCAAAAGAAAAAGGTGGCGGTTTTTTGGTCGGCGGCATAAATTACGGACAAGGTTCCAGCAGGGAACATGCAGCGCTTGCCCCGATGTATTTGGGTGTGAAAGCTGTTATTGCAAAATCTTTTGCGCGCATTCACCGGTCAAATCTCGTTAATTTTGGCATATTGCCATTAACCTTTACCGAAGAAAATGATTACCTCGTGCTGGACCAGGGAGATAGTTTAGAATTAGTGGATATTAAGAAGCAATTAAAACCTGGCGGTATCCTTGTTGTTCATAACCGGACAAAAAATAAAGAAATCAAGGTAACGCACCTGTTATCATCCCGCGAAATTGATATCCTTTTCGCAGGAGGCCTGTTAAATTACCAGGCACAAAAAAATTAA
- a CDS encoding phosphatidylserine decarboxylase family protein: protein MRISLTKYGIRELVLFGIPCVAGIYFSLILFPWAVPIPLFFMLFLLNFFRDPERNTPQGKGLVIAPADGVVSHIVPVFEEHYLKCDSIKISIFMSVTNVHVNRIPAYGTVEFIKHTPGKFLDARDDECFSSNENNVVGLSLAEKKGNIAVKQIAGRIARRIVCACKIGDVMQQGERFGMIKFGSRVEVFVPKTIPFEPMVTVGGKVTAGKTILGKMHGNGASAAE, encoded by the coding sequence ATGCGTATCTCTTTAACAAAATATGGCATAAGGGAACTTGTGCTTTTTGGTATACCCTGTGTTGCTGGAATTTATTTTTCCCTTATTCTTTTCCCCTGGGCTGTGCCGATTCCCTTGTTTTTTATGTTGTTCCTGCTTAATTTTTTTAGGGATCCTGAACGAAACACACCGCAAGGCAAGGGACTTGTCATTGCTCCGGCGGATGGTGTTGTCTCACACATTGTTCCTGTTTTTGAGGAACATTATCTGAAATGTGACTCAATAAAAATAAGTATTTTCATGTCAGTCACCAACGTTCATGTTAATCGTATACCGGCGTATGGAACCGTGGAATTTATCAAACATACCCCCGGTAAATTTCTGGATGCCAGGGATGACGAATGTTTCAGCAGTAACGAAAATAATGTGGTTGGGTTATCGCTGGCAGAAAAGAAAGGGAACATCGCGGTAAAACAAATTGCCGGCAGGATTGCCAGACGGATTGTATGTGCCTGCAAAATCGGCGATGTCATGCAGCAAGGCGAGCGTTTTGGCATGATAAAGTTTGGCTCACGAGTAGAAGTATTCGTTCCCAAAACCATTCCGTTCGAACCAATGGTAACGGTAGGTGGAAAAGTAACCGCCGGGAAAACAATATTGGGGAAAATGCACGGGAATGGCGCCTCTGCGGCAGAATAA
- a CDS encoding riboflavin synthase: MFTGIIEHLVVVNKLSTSPHGAELFLDLGGFYDNLVIGESISVNGVCLTVKTIHGNVVSFDVSGETLKKTTIGSLRSREMVNIERALRIGDRLGGHFVTGHVDSIGTIKEKKHIAEQCLITFSTDKRFTGMLIEKGSVAIDGISLTNFEVKEIAFSVAIIPHTLASTTLGYKKPGDNVNIEIDMMGKWINKLLENNFTGKKSVLTMDKLIEQGFA, encoded by the coding sequence ATGTTCACTGGAATTATAGAACATCTGGTTGTGGTAAATAAACTCTCCACTTCTCCTCACGGAGCAGAATTGTTTTTGGATTTAGGAGGTTTTTACGATAATCTTGTAATCGGCGAAAGTATTTCCGTAAATGGTGTATGCCTTACCGTAAAAACAATTCATGGCAATGTGGTTAGTTTTGACGTTTCAGGTGAGACGCTAAAAAAAACAACAATAGGGTCTTTACGAAGCCGGGAAATGGTAAATATTGAGAGAGCGCTAAGGATTGGTGACCGGCTGGGAGGGCATTTTGTAACTGGGCATGTGGACAGCATTGGCACGATAAAAGAAAAGAAACACATTGCGGAGCAATGTCTCATAACTTTTTCCACTGATAAGAGATTTACCGGCATGTTGATTGAAAAAGGTTCCGTGGCAATAGACGGCATAAGTTTAACAAATTTTGAGGTAAAAGAAATCGCTTTCTCCGTGGCCATCATTCCCCACACACTTGCTTCAACCACGTTGGGTTATAAAAAACCGGGAGACAATGTAAACATTGAAATAGATATGATGGGAAAATGGATAAATAAACTTTTAGAAAATAATTTTACAGGGAAAAAGAGTGTTCTTACCATGGATAAGTTAATAGAACAAGGTTTTGCCTAA
- the pdxA gene encoding 4-hydroxythreonine-4-phosphate dehydrogenase PdxA, producing the protein MPNKMNALYINKKPKLLIGITMGDPCGIGPEIIVRSLASSALKRAANYIIIGNQAVLDSTAQSLKIPFRYRVVSLETDIERVSTPISLLSSEHFDLNLIKKRLPTAEGGELSFLWIKKGIDLALQGKINALVTAPICKEAIHMAGYQYPGHTEILRDLSKVKRVVMLMIGGSLRVAFVTTHIALHEVAQSITVKNVLETITICNTYLKKYFTPRNPRIAVCGVNPHAGEEGIFGNEEKNIIVPAVKKAKKLGVECNGPVSADTVFYKALKGQYDLVVSMYHDQGAIPLKLHAFETGVNITLGIPFIRTSPDHGTAYDIAGKGIANPDSMREAIMTAIMMAKCEGKV; encoded by the coding sequence TTGCCTAATAAAATGAATGCCTTGTATATAAATAAAAAACCAAAACTGCTTATTGGCATTACCATGGGGGACCCTTGCGGTATTGGACCGGAAATAATTGTACGTTCCCTCGCATCTTCCGCATTAAAACGTGCTGCAAACTATATAATAATAGGGAATCAGGCTGTATTAGACAGTACGGCGCAATCTTTAAAAATTCCCTTTCGATACCGCGTTGTTTCACTTGAGACGGATATAGAGCGCGTATCCACCCCAATATCATTGCTATCTTCTGAACATTTTGACCTCAATCTTATAAAAAAAAGGCTCCCCACGGCGGAAGGGGGAGAATTATCTTTCCTATGGATAAAAAAAGGCATCGACCTTGCCTTACAGGGAAAAATTAATGCCCTCGTTACAGCGCCGATATGTAAAGAAGCTATTCACATGGCAGGCTATCAATATCCCGGCCATACGGAAATATTACGTGACCTCTCGAAAGTAAAACGCGTTGTGATGCTTATGATTGGTGGTTCGTTAAGGGTTGCCTTTGTCACTACCCATATTGCCCTGCATGAAGTTGCGCAGAGTATTACGGTTAAAAACGTTCTGGAGACAATTACCATCTGCAATACATATCTGAAAAAATATTTTACTCCAAGAAACCCAAGGATAGCCGTTTGCGGCGTTAATCCCCATGCTGGTGAAGAAGGAATTTTTGGAAATGAAGAAAAAAATATTATAGTCCCTGCCGTAAAAAAGGCAAAGAAACTAGGCGTCGAATGCAACGGCCCCGTTTCCGCAGATACCGTATTTTATAAGGCGTTAAAGGGCCAGTACGATTTGGTGGTCTCCATGTATCATGACCAGGGCGCAATCCCTTTGAAACTGCATGCCTTTGAAACAGGAGTAAACATTACGCTGGGAATTCCGTTCATCAGGACCTCGCCTGACCACGGCACCGCCTACGATATTGCAGGCAAAGGCATTGCAAACCCTGATTCAATGAGGGAGGCAATAATGACGGCAATAATGATGGCAAAATGTGAAGGAAAGGTGTAA
- the rsmA gene encoding 16S rRNA (adenine(1518)-N(6)/adenine(1519)-N(6))-dimethyltransferase RsmA gives MVLNKKYGQHILIDQNILSYIANSASLQKDDVVLEIGTGTGSLTRYLAEKACHVFTVEIDNKLFDLSSEILKFYKNITIINADILQSKHKLNAEIVTVISGWLATNNHTAFKVVSNLPYNISTPVIINLLESNLPISLMVLMLQKEITERLTAASGSREYGILSVITQLFSEVELMKTLPPEVFWPRPEVSSSIVKMSVHRAKYANKITDYPFFIKIIYAIFTSRRKTLLNSIEKLKLPGVSRSELKLILAAMQLNENIRGEMLDPEQLIHLTESLFLAISRANTLTF, from the coding sequence ATCGTTCTCAATAAAAAGTACGGGCAGCACATTCTTATTGACCAGAATATACTATCTTACATTGCCAATAGTGCTTCTTTGCAAAAAGACGATGTGGTATTGGAAATTGGGACGGGAACAGGAAGTTTGACAAGGTATCTGGCGGAAAAGGCGTGTCATGTATTCACGGTGGAAATCGACAACAAACTCTTCGATTTATCCTCGGAGATTCTCAAATTTTACAAAAACATTACTATTATTAACGCCGACATATTACAATCCAAACACAAACTCAATGCGGAAATCGTTACGGTGATATCCGGCTGGCTTGCAACAAATAATCATACTGCCTTCAAAGTAGTTTCCAACCTTCCCTATAACATCAGCACCCCTGTTATTATTAATCTTTTGGAAAGTAATCTGCCAATCAGCCTTATGGTACTGATGTTACAAAAAGAAATTACCGAACGTTTGACAGCCGCTTCAGGCTCCAGGGAATATGGAATCCTCTCTGTTATTACGCAACTGTTTTCGGAAGTTGAACTCATGAAAACATTGCCGCCGGAAGTATTCTGGCCAAGGCCGGAAGTATCTTCCTCTATCGTAAAAATGTCTGTTCACCGGGCAAAATATGCAAACAAAATAACAGATTATCCATTTTTTATAAAAATCATTTATGCCATATTTACGTCAAGACGCAAAACACTGCTGAACAGTATTGAAAAATTGAAACTGCCAGGCGTTTCAAGAAGTGAATTGAAACTAATACTTGCTGCCATGCAGTTGAACGAAAACATTCGGGGAGAAATGTTAGATCCGGAACAATTAATCCATTTAACAGAGTCTCTCTTTCTGGCAATATCCCGCGCTAATACACTTACCTTTTGA
- a CDS encoding Hsp20/alpha crystallin family protein, with translation MAKDLMKWTNVSSLQNEINRMFDQFFRGWDFSGFGQEAGAWSPSIDLSETDDNIVVKAEIPGIDPKEVNISIQDNNLIIKGEKKEEKEEKGKNYYRMERSYGRFSRSVELPASVDMDKVNAECKNGVLEITLPKKEEVRPKQISVKVS, from the coding sequence ATGGCTAAGGATTTAATGAAGTGGACGAATGTATCATCTCTTCAGAACGAGATAAACCGCATGTTTGACCAGTTCTTTAGGGGTTGGGACTTTTCAGGGTTCGGCCAGGAAGCCGGAGCGTGGTCTCCTAGCATCGACCTTTCAGAGACGGATGACAACATTGTCGTAAAAGCGGAGATTCCCGGTATTGACCCAAAAGAGGTTAACATTTCAATACAAGATAATAATTTAATCATAAAGGGAGAGAAAAAAGAAGAAAAGGAAGAAAAGGGGAAAAACTATTACCGTATGGAAAGGAGCTATGGCAGATTCTCCCGTTCCGTAGAGCTTCCCGCTTCTGTAGACATGGATAAAGTAAACGCAGAGTGCAAAAATGGCGTTCTTGAAATTACGCTTCCGAAAAAAGAAGAGGTACGTCCGAAGCAGATCTCTGTAAAAGTCAGTTAA
- a CDS encoding ISAzo13 family transposase, with protein sequence MSTEKLKEKINDILPFLNERQKRIFLGAEAKSIGYGGISKIARLAGVSRPTIHQGISDLESGGNNASESVRVSGGDPKPKHAQNKKLLKTIESLIEDSTRGDPMSPLKWTSKSTRHLSEELYKKGYEVSYETIRVILKQLGYSLQGNDKSLEDSHPDRDAQFKYITMQVKKFLKDNFPVISVATKKKELLGNYANKGQEWRKKGSPRKVNGRDFPDPKGKEIGIPYGIYDQGKNLGWINVGCDHDTSDFAVQSIHRWWTYMGRKIYPDAKKLLICADSGGSDGYRVRLWKIKLQEFANKSGMEITVCHFPKGTSKWNKIEHRLFSHISMNWKGHPLTSHDVMVNLIGATKTKTGLKVVVKIDKRKYPTGIKVSDQEMEKINIGKHNFH encoded by the coding sequence ATGTCTACCGAAAAACTTAAAGAAAAAATCAATGATATTTTACCCTTTTTAAATGAAAGACAAAAGAGAATCTTTTTAGGGGCAGAAGCAAAATCTATTGGCTATGGTGGAATTTCTAAAATCGCAAGACTTGCAGGCGTATCCAGGCCTACTATCCATCAGGGGATATCTGATTTAGAGAGTGGAGGGAATAATGCCAGTGAGAGTGTGAGAGTTTCTGGTGGCGACCCTAAACCCAAACATGCTCAAAACAAAAAATTATTAAAAACAATTGAGTCGTTAATTGAAGATTCTACCCGAGGGGACCCAATGTCTCCACTGAAATGGACCTCTAAAAGTACGCGTCATTTATCCGAGGAGCTTTATAAAAAAGGATATGAAGTTTCTTACGAAACAATTCGAGTCATTCTTAAACAACTTGGGTATAGTCTTCAAGGTAATGATAAATCTTTGGAAGATTCTCATCCTGATCGTGATGCACAATTCAAGTATATCACTATGCAAGTAAAAAAGTTTTTAAAAGACAATTTTCCTGTCATTTCTGTTGCCACTAAAAAGAAGGAATTGCTGGGAAACTATGCAAACAAAGGGCAGGAATGGCGGAAAAAAGGTTCTCCCCGAAAAGTTAATGGTCGAGATTTCCCTGATCCCAAAGGAAAAGAAATAGGCATCCCCTATGGCATCTATGATCAGGGTAAAAATTTAGGTTGGATCAATGTCGGATGCGATCATGATACCTCAGATTTTGCAGTACAAAGCATTCATAGGTGGTGGACTTATATGGGAAGAAAGATTTATCCTGATGCAAAAAAGCTGTTGATATGTGCAGATAGTGGTGGCAGTGACGGCTATAGAGTTCGCCTGTGGAAAATCAAACTACAAGAATTTGCAAATAAATCAGGCATGGAAATTACAGTATGCCATTTTCCTAAAGGAACAAGTAAATGGAACAAAATTGAACATAGACTTTTTTCTCATATTAGCATGAATTGGAAAGGCCATCCGCTGACCAGCCATGATGTTATGGTTAATTTAATTGGCGCAACAAAAACAAAAACCGGATTGAAGGTTGTAGTTAAAATTGACAAAAGGAAATATCCAACAGGGATAAAGGTTTCCGATCAGGAAATGGAAAAGATTAATATTGGAAAGCATAATTTCCATTGA
- a CDS encoding ABC transporter permease — protein MYAAVANRTSEISTLRALGFGRVNILMAFLLESFILGFLGGCTGLSFASVLQFISVSTTNSQTFSELAFRFRLSHGIFLKAMAFALLMGFLGGILPAFRASRMNTVESLRDL, from the coding sequence ATGTACGCGGCAGTCGCAAACCGCACTTCAGAAATTAGCACATTGCGTGCGTTGGGTTTTGGCAGGGTAAACATCCTTATGGCATTTCTTTTGGAATCGTTTATTCTTGGTTTTTTAGGGGGATGTACCGGATTGTCTTTTGCTTCCGTGCTGCAATTTATCAGTGTATCGACAACCAATTCCCAGACATTTTCAGAACTCGCCTTCCGCTTCAGGCTTAGTCATGGAATCTTTCTCAAGGCAATGGCATTTGCGCTCCTTATGGGATTTCTTGGGGGCATACTGCCTGCATTTCGCGCATCACGCATGAACACCGTGGAGTCCCTGCGAGATTTATGA